The following nucleotide sequence is from uncultured Draconibacterium sp..
TGCAGATTGGACTGAACTTTTTAATGGAACGGATTTTTCCGGTTGGGAACAAATAAATGGAAATGCAACTTATGAGATTATTGATGGAGAAATAGTTGGAACAACAGTTTCTAATTCTCCCAATTCCTTTTTACGCACGACTAAAACTTATGGGGATTTTGTTTTAGAACTTGATTTGCTGGTTGATGACCGTATGAATTCCGGAATTCAATTCAGAAGTTTAAGCCTTCCGGAATATCAAAATGGTAGGGTGCATGGCTACCAATGTGAGATCGATCCTTCGGAAAGAGCTTGGAGTGGAGGGATTTACGACGAAGCGAGAAGGGGGTGGTTATATCCGTTGGAACAAAATCCAGAAGGTAGAAAAGCATTTCGAAGGGGAGAGTGGAACCATTATCGTATTGAGGCGATTGGTAATTCAATCCGAACCTGGGTAAATGGGATTGCATGTGCTGATTTGATAGATGATATGACTGACTCAGGATTTATAGCTCTTCAGGTTCATAGTATTCATGATAAGGCGTTTGAAGGCTTACAAATCAGGTGGAAAAATATACGAATTCAAACTGGAAACTTAGTCGCCAGTCCGTGGAGTAATATTCCTGTTGTTAATTTAATCCCTAATTATTTATCGCCTCAGGAACAGGCGCAAGGATGGGAGTTATTATTTAACGGAGAAACGACCAAAGGCTGGCGTGGCGTTGGAAAAGAGAATTTTCCGGATAAGGGCTGGCAAATTGATAACGGTGAGTTGATAGTGGAATCTTTTAATGGTGAAGAATCAGGTAATGGAGGCGATATCGTTACTTTGAATGAATATTCGACATTTGAGTTTCAGCTCGATTTTAAAATTACTGAAGGTGCTAATAGTGGTATTAAATATTTTATTACAGAGGGTTATGGATCGGATCAATCGGCTATAGGTTTGGAGTACCAGATTTTGGATGATCAGGTTCATCCGGATGCTAAAAAGGGAACTGACGGAAACAGAACAGTGGCCTCGTTGTATGATTTGATCCCAGCACATAAAAATAAAATAGTGAATAAACCGGGGGAATGGAACCATGCTCGGTTAATCGTAAAAGGTATAAGGCACGAAGAGTGGTTGAAAGGTAACCTCATTGAGAAAGCTGATTTTAAGGGGGCTCATGTTGAGCATTGGTTAAACAGACGAAAAGTATTGGAGTATGAAAGAGGAACGCAGGCTTTCTATGCTCTAGTTGCAAGAAGCAAATATGCTAAATGGGAAAATTTTGGAGCTTGGCAATCCGGCCACATTCTTTTGCAGGATCATGGTAATGAAGTTCATTTTAGAAGCATTAAAGTGAAGAAACTGTATGGAGAATCTTGTAAATGACAAATCTTGTATTTTGGGGATTTTTTCTGAAAGTCTCTAAATTTTAGCAACAATGTAAACTAATAAAACAACAATATGACTAACAGAAGAGATTTTCTAAAAAAGGTGTCGGCAGGTGCAGCGGGTGTTGCAGTTGGTGGAACTGCCATGGGCATGTCGGCAAAAAGTTACAGCAAAATTTTAGGTGCAAACGATAAACTGAATGTCGCCATTATGGGGCTTGGCCGTCGTTTGGGGGCGTATTACGCACCAATTGCTGAAAAAGAAAGCAATGTAGAACTTAAATATTTGTGCGATGTAATGGAGCATCAACGTAAACGTGCTGCCGAAAACTTTTCAAAGCACATTGATTACCAACCAAAGCTGGAGAACGATTTTCGAAAGATTCTCGACGATCAGGAAGTGGATTGTATTATAAACGCCACGCCCGACCACTGGCATACTCCGGGTTCGGTAATGGCTATGCAGGCCGGAAAACATGTTTATGTTGAAAAACCTTGCAGCCATAACATGTATGAAAATGAGATGATCGTAAATGCGGCAGAA
It contains:
- a CDS encoding DUF1080 domain-containing protein, whose amino-acid sequence is MNARILIFCCCLFATTIDVKGADWTELFNGTDFSGWEQINGNATYEIIDGEIVGTTVSNSPNSFLRTTKTYGDFVLELDLLVDDRMNSGIQFRSLSLPEYQNGRVHGYQCEIDPSERAWSGGIYDEARRGWLYPLEQNPEGRKAFRRGEWNHYRIEAIGNSIRTWVNGIACADLIDDMTDSGFIALQVHSIHDKAFEGLQIRWKNIRIQTGNLVASPWSNIPVVNLIPNYLSPQEQAQGWELLFNGETTKGWRGVGKENFPDKGWQIDNGELIVESFNGEESGNGGDIVTLNEYSTFEFQLDFKITEGANSGIKYFITEGYGSDQSAIGLEYQILDDQVHPDAKKGTDGNRTVASLYDLIPAHKNKIVNKPGEWNHARLIVKGIRHEEWLKGNLIEKADFKGAHVEHWLNRRKVLEYERGTQAFYALVARSKYAKWENFGAWQSGHILLQDHGNEVHFRSIKVKKLYGESCK